CAGCGGATCCCCGCCGGGCGGCTCGACGCGCACCACGTCCGCGCCGAGCAGTCCCAGCAGGCAGGCGGTGAGCGGCGCCTGGATCCGCCTCCCGGCCTCCAGTACCGTGAGCCCGGCCAGCGGGCGGGCGGTCTCGGCAGCCGCGCCCCGCGAGGGCGGCCCGGCAACCGGCAGCAGCGGCGACAGCCGCCAGGGCGCCGCCGGGCGGGGCTCGGTCAGGCGATCGGAGAGGGACCGCAGCGCGCACACCGAGGCTCCCGACTCCTTCGCGGCCCGCCGCACGCCCTCCCAGTCCGCCGCGCGAGCCCGCGCGTGCAGTTCCCCGGGGAGCGGGCAGCAGGCCGTGGCGTAGCGGAACTGGAAGGACCTCCACGCCGATCCGGCGAGGCGCTCGGCCACCCCCAGTGAACGCCAGAAGGCCACCCACGCGGCCGGGTCGAGGGTCTCGACCTCGAAGCACACGTCGTCGGCCGTGGTGAAGGGCGGCCCGCCGGGTGAGAACGGCACCGCCTCCTCGTCCCCTGCCGTGGCGGCGGCCAGATACTGGCCGACGGCGAGCAGCCCGGCCAGGTCCACACCGGTCCGCACGGTCTCGACCGCGCAGCCGCGGGCGCGGCCGACCAGGGCTGCCAGGAGTCCCTGGACGGCCAGCACCGAGCACGCGGTCGTCAGGTAGTCGGCGGCCAGGCCGCGCGGCTCGCCGTCGCGGCGGCCGTGCACGTGGGCGACCCCGGTCGCGGCCTGCGCGGTGGCCTCGTCGCTCACCTCCTCCTCCGGGGCGAGGTCGGCCCAGACGATCTCGGCGGTGAGCGGGCGTCCGTCCGTACCCCTGAGTGACACGATCCCGGGGCCGTCCGACGCGGTCGATCCGAGGTCGTCGGCGCCCAGCAGGGCCAGGTGCCGGGCGGCGACGGCGGTGAGGGCGGGTGGCCCTACCGCCCGCAGGCCGAGGCCGTCGAGCGGGTGCGCCGCCGTGACGGTGACGGGGTGTGCCATGGCTCTCCTCTCCCGCGGCGGTGACCGCGAGTCGTGCCTGCCGCGAACGGGAACTCCGCCGCTCGTCCACGCGACCTGTTCCACAGCAGGAAGTCGGATGAATTTTTCAATCAGTTCCCGACATGTCTGGAGTTGGAATGTCACAGCAGGCCGTCACCATGACCGGCGTCGAACCGCCCGGCCGGGACACCTGGGGGGCGCCCGCCTGCCCGGCGCGGGTGCTCACGCTGCGCGAGCGGGTGGCCGGATTCGTCCGCGAGCAGGTCATGCCGCACGAGGCGGAACTGGACGCGGGCGGCGCGCCCGCGCGCGAACTCCTCGCCCGGCTCAGGCACCGGGCGCGCGCCGAAGGGCTCTGGGGGCTGCCGCTGCCGGCGGAGCTGGGCGGCGCGGGCCTGTCACTGACGGAGTACGCGCACGTGGCCGAGGCGGAGGGCGCGAGCGATCACGGTCCGGGCGTGCTCGGTTCCACCGCGCTGCTGGACGTGACCACCCTGGCCGGGCACGCCGAACCCGCCGTACGGGACCTCTACCTGCCCCTGCTGGCGAGCGGGCGGCTGACCATGTGCAACGCGATGACCGAACCGGACGCGCCCGGCTCGGAACCCGGCCTCACCACCACCCGGGCCGTCCAGGAGCCCGACGGCTCCTGGACGGTCCACGGGCGCAAGTGGTTCGTCACCGGCGCGGGCGACGCGGACCTGGCCGCCGTACTCGCCCGCACCTCCGGCGCTCCGCCCTCCACGACCGGCCTGTCCCTGCTGCTCGTGCCCACCTCCGCCCCCGGCTTCCGCGTGGTCCGCGAGCTGCCGATCCTCGGCGCGGGCGGCCAGTGGGAGATCGCCCTGGACGCGGTCACCGTCCCGCCCGGCCATCTCCTCGGGGAACCCGGACGAGGACTGCGCGTGCTCGCCGAACGGGTGCGGCTCGGCCGCCTGCTGCGCTGCCTGCGCTGGCTCGGCCAGGCCGAGCGCGCCTTCGCCCTCATGCGCGAGCGGGCTCGCTCACGGCCGACGGCCTCAGGACGGCTCGCCGACCTCCAGCTCGTCCAGGCGCTCGTCTTCGACGCCCTGCTCGCCATCAGGACCACCCGGCCGCTGGTGTTCGAGGCCGTGGCCCTGGTGGAGGCGGGACTGGACGCCAGAGTCGAGACCGGCCTGGCGAAGGTGGCCGCCGCCCGGATGCTGCAGCAGGTCACCGACGCGGCCATCCAGGTCCACGGCGCGGCCGGGCTCGGCCCCGGCACCCCGCTGCCCGCGCTGTTCCGTACCGGCCGGATGGCCCGCCTCCTCGACGGCCCCGACGAACTGCACATCGGCGCGGTGGCCCGCCGGATTCTCGGGTGAGCCTCACCCCCGCGGCCTCCGCCGAGGTACGGCCCCGTCATCACCGGCCGAAGGCCCGGACCGGGTGCGGTGCCGCCGGCGAACCGGTCATCCTGCCCTGTCCGCCGGTTCCAGGGCGACGCCCTCGTATCATTGGACTTTCTGTGTAAACTTTGGCGGAATTTCCACCTGTTGACGAGGACGTACCTTCAAAATGCGGTTGCGGCCCATCGATCTGGCGCGCGAGCACGGCCTGTCCACGCAGGCGGTGCGCAACTACGAGGAGGCGGGGATCCTGCCGCCGGCCGAGCGTTCGCCGCACGGCTACCGCGTCTACGCTCCGCGCCACGCGGCGGCGTTGCGGACGTTCCTGGCGTCGATCCCCGCGCACGGCCACGCGACCGCGGGGGCGATCATGCGGGCCGTGAACGGCGGCGCGGTCGAGGAGGCGCTGCGGCTGATCGACGAGAGCCACGCGCAGCTGGCCGGCGACCGGCACACGCTGGAGGCCGTGGAACGGGCGCTGCGCGACCTGGCGCCGCCGCGCGAGGCGGAGCCGGGGGTGACGTTCATCGGGCCGCTGGCGCGCAGGATCGGCATCCGGCCGGCGACGTTGCGCAAATGGGAGCGGGCCGGGCTGATCGTACCCGGGCGCGATCCGCGCACCGGCTACCGCGTCTACACCTCCGCCGACGTGCGCGACGTGCTGCTCGCCCACCAGCTGCGGCGGGGCGGGTACGGGCTGGAACAGATCGCGCGGGTGCTGGAGCGGGTACGGGCCGCAGGCGGGCCGGAGCCGCTGCAGGCGACGCTGCGGGACTGGCACGACCGGCTGACGGCGCGGGGCCTGGCGATGCTGGCGGGCGCGGCCGCGCTCGACACCTATCTGGGGACGCCATAGCCCCTGACGGCGAGTTCACCGGCGGTACGCGCCGGGGAGGAACACGCGACGTCCCAGGACGGCGCGCATCCGGAGCGGACGAGCCGATGGTACGTGACGGCGGCGGGGCTAGCCGTGGCTACCCTCGGGGATGGTGTCCGCGGACATGCCGCCCTCTCCCGGAGCGCCCGTCAGATAGACGTGCTGGTGACCCTTGCCGGCATCGACGTTGATCTGATCGAGTTGTGTCGCCGCGACGGACCACGCGGTGACGGCGGCGGATCGTTGACGGACCGCCAGGTCGAGGAAGGTCTTCCTCAGGTCCTCGGGAAGTTTCCGGCCGGCCGCGTACGCGTCGACCGCGATCGCCATGGTGTCCACCGCGCTGCGGAATCCCGCACGAGCCACGTTGGTCGCGGTCGTCCCGGAGGGGGTCTCCGCGTGCCTGTCGACAGCCTGCCGCAGAACGCGCTGCCATCCCTCGATCTCCGCCGGCTCCGCCGACCGCGCGCCGGGGGTTCCGTCCTGGGGAAGCACCTCGACGAGTCCGGACAGCACCCCGTTCAGCTCGCCAGCGGTCACCCGCGCCGTGGACGTCAGCTCACCGATCTGCTGGACGTCCCGCTTCACCTCCGCCTCCCGCATGTCGGCGATGGCGACCTGGGAGCTGTCGGGGAGAGCGACGAGATAGCCCAGTGGCCCGGCTATCGCCACGGCGACCAGGGCGGTCACGAGGTAACGCGCCCAGCTGGAGGACGAACGAGTGCCCGGCTGAGACACGGCACCGGGTCGCCTTGCCGTTTTTGAGGACATCCAGCGGCTCCTGTCACCACGAGTTACGTGGCCGACGCTACCGCTTTCAACGATCTACGTCCATGTGTCCCATCGAACTCCCGATGGGGCTTCTGTTCTCGGTGGTCGCCTTTGCCCCATCCGCCCATCGGCCGCCCCTCCCGGCGAGCCGTCGCACCCTTCGTTTCGCAAATGAAAACGGTTATCGCTATCATGGCACCACTCGACCCCGCCCTCTTCTGAAAGGAAATCGCATGTCCGCCTACTGCCAGCTCACCGGCGTCAAGCCGGTGTTCGGCAACAACGTCTCCCACTCCCACCGCCGCACCCGCCGCCGTTGGAGTCCCAACATCCAGCCACGGCGCTACTGGCTGCCCGCCGAGGGCCGTTTCGTGCGGCTGACGCTCAGCGCCAGAGCCGTCAAGACCGTCGACAAGATCGGCATCGAGGCCGCCGTGGCCCGTATCCGCGCCCGGGGAGAACGGATCTGATGGCCAGGAAAAGCAAGATCGCAGCCAACGAGCGGCGCAAACTCGTCGTCATCCGCTACGCGGAGCGCCGGGCAGGCCTCAAGGAGATCATCCGCACCGGCTCCCCCGACGAGCGAGCCCAGGCCGTCCGCGAGTTGAGCCGCCAACCACGCGACGCCGGCGCCACCCGCGTGCGTAACCGCGACGTCACCGACGGCCGCCCGCGCGGCCACCTGCGCAGGTTCGGGCTCTCCCGGATCCGCTTCCGCGAGCTGGCCCACCGCGGCGAGCTGCCCGGCGTCACCAAATCCAGCTGGTAGGAGCACCGCGACATGGCCGTTCCCAAACGCAGGACCTCCCGAAGCAACACCCGCCACCGCCGCTCGCAGTGGAAGGCCGTCACGCCCGGCCTTGTCCCGGTCACCGTCGGCGGACGCGAACTGCTGGTACCGCGCCGACTCGTCCGCGCCTACCGGCGCGGACTCCTCCCCTGAGGACCGCCCTCCGGGGACCGGCCCTCTGAGGATCGGCCCTCTGAGAACGGTCCGTACCCCGAACCCGCGCCGTACCCCCCGCACCACGAAAGGAGCTGTCATGTCCGTCCCCGTCGTCATCGTCTCAGGACTGCATCCCGAACCGCGCTCGGCCCTGGTGGACCGCCTGCTCGCCGACCACCCCGGATCGGTGGCGATCCACCACGACCTGCGAGAGGTGAGCACCGGGCGCGTGGAACGCGTCGTACGCGACGCGTCGGGGACGCTGGACCTGCGGGAGATACGCCTCGCGCACGGCTGCGTCACCTGCACCGTGCGCGAGGACCTCATCCCGGAGCTCCTCTCGCGGTCGGGCTCGGCACCGCTGCTCGTCGTGGAGCTGTGGGACTCGGTCGAACCCCGGACCGTGGCCGAGGCCCTCGCCTGGCACGAGGACACCGTGCACCGCCTGCGCCTGACCGGGGTGCTGACCGCCCTGGACGCGGCACGCACGACCGAGGACATCTGCTGCGACGAGCGCCTCGCCGCTCACGGCAAACACGCGGCGGCCGGCGACGCGCGCCACCTGGCCGAGGTGCTCACCCGCCAGATCGAGTACGCCACCGCCCTCGTCGTGTCCGGTGAGCAGGCCGACGACGTCGAACTCGCCCTGGCCGTGCTCGGCCACCTCGCCCCCACCACCCCGGCCGGTCCCCCCGACCTCGTCCTGCCCGCGGTCACCGGTGCGGGGATCGACGTGGAGATGCTCGGGGCCCGCGTCGACCCGGCGACCGCCCAGCTGCCCTGCGACGCACAGACCGGGGAGATCTCCACCGTGGTCTGGCACCGGCTGCGCCCCCTGCACCCCCAGCGGCTGTTCGACGCCGTCGACGAGCTGGTCACCGAGACCGTCCGCAGCCGCGGCCGGTTCTGGCTGGCCAACCGGCACGAGCGCCTGCTCGCCTGGGACGCCGTCGCCGGCGTCATCACCGTCGAGGACGCCGGCCCCTGGCTGGTCGTCCTGCCCGAGGCCGCCTGGGAGATGGAGAGCCCCGCCCGCCGCATGGCCGCCACCCTCGACTGGACCCCCCAGCTCGGCGACCGCGTCCAGCACCTCGTCTTCACCGGCCCCGACCTCGACCGCGACCGCATCCATCGGCTCCTGGACTCCTGCCTGCTCACCGAGGCCGAGACCCTGGCCGGCTCCGACGTCTGGGCCGGATACCCCGACCCGTTCGCCTTCGTCCTCGACCTGAAGGAGACCTCCGCTTGAAACCTCGCCGCACGCCCCGCAAGAAGACCAATCCGCTGCACGGCGTGAGCCACATCGACTACAAGGACACCGACCTGCTCCGCGCGTTCATCTCCGACCGCGGCAAGATCCGCGGCCGCCGTGTCACCGGGGTCACCGTCCAGCAGCAGCGCCGGCTGGCCGCCGCGATCAAGAACGCCCGCGAGATGGCCCTGCTCCCCTACGCCTCCACCTCGCGATCCCGCTGACCGGGCTGGAGAACAGGCTGGGCGAACAGCATCTCGGGCCGGTCCGCCGGGCTCCGTGCTCGTCGCGTCATGGGCTCCGGATACGGTCGTGAGATGAAGCCGTCTCTCTCACGCGCCGCCGCCGTTCACCGGGAAACAGGCGGGAGGCAACTGTCGGCCACGCCCATCCTCGACTGGGGACATCCCCGGGTACTGGAGCTGGCGGCTGAAGCCCGGCATGGGAATACCGGGATGGATCGGGACCTTCTGGTCGCGGCCCACCGGCTCATCGCCGCGCGGGTGCGCCCGGTGTATGCCATGAACGACACGCAGCCGGTCTCCAGGACGCTTCTCCTGGAGCGCGGATCGTGCAGCCAGCGGCTGGCGGTGCTGGAAGCGGTGGGGCGGGCCTGCGGGATCGCCGGCCGGGTCAGGGGGTTGCTGGTGAGCGGGCGCTTCTGGCACCCTCGCTTTCCTCGGTTGCGAGCACTGGTCCCGCGTCAGGTGGTGCTCGCCTGGCCGGAGTTCCTGCTCGACGGTGAGTGGGTGACCGTCTCCGAGCTGTACGGCGATCTGAGCACGCTACGGGAGGAGGAGGCGTTCACCAACATCGGTGGTGAGACGCTCTTCGACGCGGTGGCCCGCACCGCCGTCGATTGGGACGGCGTCACCGCCTCGTCATGTGACCTGTCCGGCCAGGTGCTGGCCGACCTGGGGTATTTCAGCTCCCGTGATGCCTTGTTCCGGGCGCACGGCCAGACGTTGTGCTCGCCGGTTCGCATCACCGCCGATCTCGTCATGGGGCGCCGGTCGGCTTGAGACGTGAGCTTCGTCCCCATCCCGCACGACCCTGCCAGAAGCCAACCCTCGACCGCCCCGGAGAAGTCGTCATGACCCCGCCCGAGAACATCACGACCTGGCACGACGCCCGCTACGACATGCCCGTCAGCCGGCAGCTGGAGCGCTACAACGAGCTGGCCGCCCGGAACGCGTCGGCTCGCGCCCGCGCGGAGCTGATGGCCCGGGGGACCTATGACCCCGCCCGGCACGGGGCCGAGGACCGGCCCCCGCTCACCGTGGCCGAGCACCTCGAGCTGCTGGCACTGGCGGAGAGCATCGCGCGCACCGTACGCCACCCCGCCAACGTCCACCACGCGCTGCTGGCCGGGGCCACCTGGGCCGACATCGCCCTCGCCCTCGACTCCGACGCGGCCACCCTGCGGCGGGACTACCGGCAGTGGGCCGACGACCAGCACGACCTCAACCGGCACCATCCCACCCTCGGAATGACCGCCGACGAGTACAGCGCCGCGATCGCCAGGGTCACCCGGGAGCAGCCATGACCACCCGCTCCGGCCTCGGCCGACCGGCCGGCCACGGACGGCGGCCCCGAGCCCCGGCCCGACGGAGCAGGTCCTCGTACACGACGCCGCCCGGCTCGCCGGCCGTCGTCGCCCTCGTGGGGTGGACCTTCACGGACGTCCGGCCTTCCGCCGGCCCGGCGGGGTGATCTGGTGCAGGGCGAGGATGGCCGGGGTCTCGGACAGGCCGGGGCCGCCCTCGCGCAGCCAGGCGGCGATGTCGTCGACGGCCTCGTCCTGATTGACCAGCCCGAGCCAGACCGGCCTTCCGCCGGCCGCGCGTCCGGCGGGGGTGGGCTGGACGACGATGACGTTGGCCTGCTCGCATACGTCCAGGCAGTCACTGAGGCGGACGTCGGCGATCCGGGAGAGGCGGCGGACCTGCTCATCGTGGTCGAGGCCGGGAACCTTGCGGCTGCTGCCGCAGCAGCAGTCCCGGCAAACGGTGATCTTGTTCATCCGTGCTTGACACCCTTTCCGGTGCGGTCCAGTGGGCCGGGACCGAACCCGAGGCAGGTGGCACGCGGGTCCTCCCAGGCGGCGGGGCGGCCGGAGGTTCCGGCGGCCGAAGACGACGGGTGGCTCATGAGGATCCTCCGGGCTGTCGCAGGGCCGCAGCCCACTGCCGGCGGCGGGTCTCGGGGTCGATGAGGACGCAGTCGCCACACTTGCCGCCCTTGGGCAGGCGGTAGAACAGGCAGCAGCTGCGCCGGACGAAGAACGGCTGCCCGGGGACGGGCTCGACCAGGTCGCCACCACCCCGCAGCACTCCCAGCGCGAGCAGCTCGCGCCCGAGCGCGGTGGCCCGCGCGGCGAGTTCGGGGCGCCGGTGGGCGATGGTCCGGACGGTTCCGGCCAGGGCGGAGGCGGCGTTGCCCCACAGCAGCCCGGGAGCGATCCTCACGATCTCCCGTACGGACCACGCCAGCGGCTCCAGAACCTCGGTCAGCACCTCGCGGTACAGCGGTTCGGCGACCCCGGCGGGGTCGAGGATCCGCCGGCCGGTCGGGCGCTCGGCCCGCAGCGGCAGCGGCCCGCTGGACGCCTCCCGCCAGTGGACGGGGGCCAGGTCCAGGAGCAGGTCGTGCGTTACCACCGCGCCGACGACGGGTGACCACAGACGGGCCGCCAGCCCCTGGAACAGGATGGAGGCCGCCACCCGGAGCTCGTCGGTCCCCAGGCGTCCGGCGACGTCGATGATCCGCCGCCGCAGGAGGTCGAGGTCGGCCGCCAGGTCGGTGAGCGGTCGCCAGCCCGCCTCGATCGGTCCGATCCCGAGTTCGAAGTAGCCGCTGATCTCGGAGACGTCGGCGATCGCCGTAGAGACCGCCGACGGTGAGGCGGGAAGCGGTCCCGGCCGGGCGGCGGCCGCGCCGGAGGCCGGAGGCGTCACCTGGTCAGCTGCCGGTAGCCGGTGACACGGTGACCCTCGGCCGCCGGTGACGCGTCCCGGGCACCACAGGCGGCGGGTAAAAACGCGAGCGGTGCCACGGTGGCGGGCGAAAGCGCGAGTGATGCCACGGTGATCGAGCGAGGGACGCTCATGCGTGCTCTCCTGGGAACAGGCCGCGGACGCCGTTCCTCGGCGGCCTCCGCGACGGTCGGGAGGCCGGGTCACCAAAAGAGTCGGCGCGCCGGGCACGCCCGGGGCCGGTGGGCCGGGGTCCAGGCATGACGATCACCGTTCCTCTCTTGGGGAGGTCCGCCCCAATTCCTGCGAGGAGGCGACCGCGTGAGTCTCCTGGCTCTCGGGTCAACGCTCCTCCCGGCCTTCCCACCCGCGCGGGGCAGTGGCCGATTCGGGATTCGCTCGCCGATCACAGTGGCGGGACCGCGCCGGATTCACACCGGCTTCCTCGTTCCGCGCTCGCCTACGCCGACCATGCTCGCACAACCACCGTCAACGACAAAGCGGACATCGCGCGACGGCGGGGCGTTCGCTCGGGTGGAGCCGGGGAAGATCAGACTCGATTATGCGGCCTTTCGCAAGGACCTGAGCCTCCGGCCCGGTGACCGGGTCACGGTGCGCGTCGGCCACCGGCGAGCCCAGTTGCAGGTCGCCGCCGGCACCGGCTGGGGCCCGGCGGGCGTGGTCGCGCCCGAGACGCTGGCGACGCTCACCGACTCCCCCGAGCCGCATGCCATCTGGATCCGCGCCTCCTCCGGCGCCGACCCGATTCAACTTGTCGGTGACCTGGACAAGCTGGCGGATCCGGTCGGCGCGAAGATCGACAACGGGTTGCAGGCCCGGGAGACGGAGGACCAACAGTTGAGAATCCTCACCTGGTCAGTGCTCGGCCTGCTCGGCATCGCCGTCGTGATCGCCCTGATCGGGATCGCGAACACCCTGGGGCTCTCCGTACTCGAACGCGCCCGCGAACACGCGATGCTGCGCGCGCTCGGGCTCACCCGCAGGCAGTTGCGGCGGATGCTGGTGACCGAGGCAGTGCTGCTGTCGGTGGTGGCCACCCTGCTCGGCACCGTGATCGGCGTCGGGTTCGCCTGGGTC
This region of Streptosporangium sp. NBC_01495 genomic DNA includes:
- a CDS encoding CobW family GTP-binding protein, which encodes MSVPVVIVSGLHPEPRSALVDRLLADHPGSVAIHHDLREVSTGRVERVVRDASGTLDLREIRLAHGCVTCTVREDLIPELLSRSGSAPLLVVELWDSVEPRTVAEALAWHEDTVHRLRLTGVLTALDAARTTEDICCDERLAAHGKHAAAGDARHLAEVLTRQIEYATALVVSGEQADDVELALAVLGHLAPTTPAGPPDLVLPAVTGAGIDVEMLGARVDPATAQLPCDAQTGEISTVVWHRLRPLHPQRLFDAVDELVTETVRSRGRFWLANRHERLLAWDAVAGVITVEDAGPWLVVLPEAAWEMESPARRMAATLDWTPQLGDRVQHLVFTGPDLDRDRIHRLLDSCLLTEAETLAGSDVWAGYPDPFAFVLDLKETSA
- the rpmF gene encoding 50S ribosomal protein L32 — encoded protein: MAVPKRRTSRSNTRHRRSQWKAVTPGLVPVTVGGRELLVPRRLVRAYRRGLLP
- a CDS encoding (2Fe-2S) ferredoxin domain-containing protein, with protein sequence MNKITVCRDCCCGSSRKVPGLDHDEQVRRLSRIADVRLSDCLDVCEQANVIVVQPTPAGRAAGGRPVWLGLVNQDEAVDDIAAWLREGGPGLSETPAILALHQITPPGRRKAGRP
- the rpsR gene encoding 30S ribosomal protein S18, which gives rise to MKPRRTPRKKTNPLHGVSHIDYKDTDLLRAFISDRGKIRGRRVTGVTVQQQRRLAAAIKNAREMALLPYASTSRSR
- a CDS encoding (2Fe-2S)-binding protein encodes the protein MTPPASGAAAARPGPLPASPSAVSTAIADVSEISGYFELGIGPIEAGWRPLTDLAADLDLLRRRIIDVAGRLGTDELRVAASILFQGLAARLWSPVVGAVVTHDLLLDLAPVHWREASSGPLPLRAERPTGRRILDPAGVAEPLYREVLTEVLEPLAWSVREIVRIAPGLLWGNAASALAGTVRTIAHRRPELAARATALGRELLALGVLRGGGDLVEPVPGQPFFVRRSCCLFYRLPKGGKCGDCVLIDPETRRRQWAAALRQPGGSS
- the rpsN gene encoding 30S ribosomal protein S14 — encoded protein: MARKSKIAANERRKLVVIRYAERRAGLKEIIRTGSPDERAQAVRELSRQPRDAGATRVRNRDVTDGRPRGHLRRFGLSRIRFRELAHRGELPGVTKSSW
- a CDS encoding acyl-CoA dehydrogenase family protein, whose translation is MSQQAVTMTGVEPPGRDTWGAPACPARVLTLRERVAGFVREQVMPHEAELDAGGAPARELLARLRHRARAEGLWGLPLPAELGGAGLSLTEYAHVAEAEGASDHGPGVLGSTALLDVTTLAGHAEPAVRDLYLPLLASGRLTMCNAMTEPDAPGSEPGLTTTRAVQEPDGSWTVHGRKWFVTGAGDADLAAVLARTSGAPPSTTGLSLLLVPTSAPGFRVVRELPILGAGGQWEIALDAVTVPPGHLLGEPGRGLRVLAERVRLGRLLRCLRWLGQAERAFALMRERARSRPTASGRLADLQLVQALVFDALLAIRTTRPLVFEAVALVEAGLDARVETGLAKVAAARMLQQVTDAAIQVHGAAGLGPGTPLPALFRTGRMARLLDGPDELHIGAVARRILG
- a CDS encoding MerR family transcriptional regulator, whose translation is MRLRPIDLAREHGLSTQAVRNYEEAGILPPAERSPHGYRVYAPRHAAALRTFLASIPAHGHATAGAIMRAVNGGAVEEALRLIDESHAQLAGDRHTLEAVERALRDLAPPREAEPGVTFIGPLARRIGIRPATLRKWERAGLIVPGRDPRTGYRVYTSADVRDVLLAHQLRRGGYGLEQIARVLERVRAAGGPEPLQATLRDWHDRLTARGLAMLAGAAALDTYLGTP
- the rpmB gene encoding 50S ribosomal protein L28 codes for the protein MSAYCQLTGVKPVFGNNVSHSHRRTRRRWSPNIQPRRYWLPAEGRFVRLTLSARAVKTVDKIGIEAAVARIRARGERI
- a CDS encoding transglutaminase domain-containing protein, which produces MDRDLLVAAHRLIAARVRPVYAMNDTQPVSRTLLLERGSCSQRLAVLEAVGRACGIAGRVRGLLVSGRFWHPRFPRLRALVPRQVVLAWPEFLLDGEWVTVSELYGDLSTLREEEAFTNIGGETLFDAVARTAVDWDGVTASSCDLSGQVLADLGYFSSRDALFRAHGQTLCSPVRITADLVMGRRSA
- a CDS encoding CoA transferase → MAHPVTVTAAHPLDGLGLRAVGPPALTAVAARHLALLGADDLGSTASDGPGIVSLRGTDGRPLTAEIVWADLAPEEEVSDEATAQAATGVAHVHGRRDGEPRGLAADYLTTACSVLAVQGLLAALVGRARGCAVETVRTGVDLAGLLAVGQYLAAATAGDEEAVPFSPGGPPFTTADDVCFEVETLDPAAWVAFWRSLGVAERLAGSAWRSFQFRYATACCPLPGELHARARAADWEGVRRAAKESGASVCALRSLSDRLTEPRPAAPWRLSPLLPVAGPPSRGAAAETARPLAGLTVLEAGRRIQAPLTACLLGLLGADVVRVEPPGGDPLRGMPPMCGDLSARWLALNRGKRAVEIDIKSAAGRAGLRDLVADADVFVHNWAPGTAERLGLDDGDLSAVNPGLVYAYTSGWAGRLADVPLGTDFMVQARTGVGEAVRPAGEPAAPSLMTLLDVLGGLLGAEAVLAGLLLRERDGRGVRVDSSLLGAAEVLTGPALRRAAEGGGSRAPEGFRRPLRTADGWVSVADGPAGQAGAASPDMLAGLPETTAMTSAEVLASLRRRGLRATTVTTALDALPADPRFASALTRDEHGALAVPAPWRFA
- a CDS encoding ABC transporter permease, whose translation is MRVGHRRAQLQVAAGTGWGPAGVVAPETLATLTDSPEPHAIWIRASSGADPIQLVGDLDKLADPVGAKIDNGLQARETEDQQLRILTWSVLGLLGIAVVIALIGIANTLGLSVLERAREHAMLRALGLTRRQLRRMLVTEAVLLSVVATLLGTVIGVGFAWVGYETFVTRALSDATMQVPWLSLGVVVLIAALAGLLAAVLPARRAARVTPAAGLSLD